The following are encoded in a window of Chryseobacterium sp. genomic DNA:
- a CDS encoding TonB-dependent receptor domain-containing protein codes for MAVVRFIIFVLPLLLLPTPLFAQLSGVVVEADTRKPVGGVRVMVENTGVWTVTDNAGNFVLQYSSGETVVFSRVGLLEEKRTFLQPFSGKITVEMQVASVRIKEVTLTARKKHYSEIEIREEALKNIQAFSISDVLEQLPGQKLQDLRLNEFKPIVFRSVNPNAIAANGMEGFGNKSFGTAVVVDGIPVSNNENMQSYVGNYAPNSNSFLYQGSVFSPNTIGFGVANGYNGYFSNTNFGADLREIPVENIESVEVVQGIPSARYGDLTSGLVHIHQKSGSTPYRAYLAVREGTQEYNLNKGFKLTERIGFLNVNLNYLSSNSDPRTKFNNYQRLGTNLLWTVYGRNRNISNSLSVNYSNNLDDANFEAEDQTQKIVYNRKRDFMISNRFNWRLKTALADNLNVSASYSQGYQNTHESSIYNSGGEVVGTSLVEGVYLGTYSPVVYRQTKEVEGKPVSMFFSADVKKNLKTEKGWIHNFLVGISARGSDNRGAGRLGSPETIIATFQGGGQAFRPYNFGENVRPEYQFSLFAENNIFKKFGEFVFNLNAGARLDRQAGTTILQPRLNSYLLWKDLKVRGGFGIASKAPGINMIYTGPRYFDMILTDVRVPGVYNFGIVQTFIDYSDNKDLKPSRSNRTEVGLDYRLPFGNVSVTAYYNKLQDGFTNESFAAKRDLAQVTVQPDGTNTPAFQITGYDDYYFLQNRIVNALTSTDKGLEFMMNFNRLPVNNLSLNLNGSYVETTNNSGTDKYFRSTDLTKDEIYGLYRSFTSKYRQMMVGAALNYHLPGAGLLVTLRTQHFIVDDAFVRNPRLLYAYIDTNLNMVELTQQQIDDPSQFAHIKTANVDEVNTSLDKVYHNMNLKISKDFRNGFKFSFYANNFLDLKQTETYFESGVYKVRPKGGLLDLSFGAKIEYEF; via the coding sequence ATGGCAGTGGTAAGGTTTATCATTTTCGTGTTGCCGTTACTTTTATTACCGACCCCTTTATTCGCACAACTCAGTGGAGTGGTAGTGGAAGCCGATACACGCAAACCAGTTGGTGGCGTTCGGGTGATGGTTGAAAATACAGGGGTGTGGACGGTGACGGACAATGCCGGTAATTTCGTATTACAATACAGCAGCGGTGAGACGGTGGTCTTCTCACGCGTTGGCCTGTTGGAAGAAAAGCGAACTTTCCTACAGCCTTTTTCCGGGAAAATTACAGTGGAAATGCAGGTAGCTTCAGTCCGGATTAAAGAAGTAACACTTACAGCCAGGAAAAAACACTACTCCGAAATTGAAATCAGGGAAGAAGCGCTGAAGAACATTCAGGCATTTTCAATAAGCGATGTGCTGGAGCAATTGCCCGGGCAGAAACTTCAGGACCTGAGGCTCAATGAATTTAAACCCATTGTTTTCCGTTCGGTGAATCCAAATGCGATCGCCGCAAACGGAATGGAGGGTTTCGGTAATAAATCTTTCGGAACTGCGGTGGTGGTAGACGGTATACCTGTGTCCAACAACGAAAATATGCAGAGCTACGTAGGAAATTACGCTCCTAACTCCAACTCGTTTCTGTATCAGGGATCTGTATTTTCACCCAATACTATTGGTTTCGGGGTTGCCAACGGTTATAACGGATATTTCTCCAATACCAATTTCGGCGCGGACCTGCGGGAGATTCCTGTTGAGAATATTGAAAGTGTGGAGGTGGTTCAGGGTATTCCCTCAGCACGTTATGGTGACCTTACTTCCGGCCTGGTCCACATTCACCAAAAAAGCGGCAGCACTCCTTACCGTGCTTACCTGGCAGTTCGTGAAGGTACCCAGGAATACAACCTGAATAAAGGTTTTAAACTTACCGAACGGATAGGATTCCTGAATGTAAATCTCAATTACCTCAGTTCCAATTCTGATCCGCGTACCAAATTCAACAATTATCAGCGTCTTGGAACTAATTTGTTATGGACTGTTTATGGTCGAAACCGTAATATCAGCAATTCACTTTCGGTAAATTACAGCAATAATCTGGACGATGCCAACTTTGAAGCCGAGGACCAGACCCAAAAAATCGTTTACAACAGAAAACGGGATTTCATGATCTCCAACCGTTTCAACTGGCGTCTAAAGACGGCGCTGGCAGATAACCTGAATGTAAGCGCAAGTTATTCACAGGGTTATCAGAACACCCATGAGTCCAGTATCTACAATTCGGGTGGGGAAGTTGTTGGAACCAGTTTGGTTGAAGGCGTTTACCTGGGAACTTATTCGCCCGTAGTATACCGCCAGACCAAGGAAGTGGAAGGTAAACCGGTCTCCATGTTTTTTTCTGCCGATGTAAAAAAGAATCTGAAAACCGAAAAAGGCTGGATCCATAATTTCCTCGTGGGTATCTCGGCACGCGGCAGTGACAACCGGGGAGCGGGCCGTTTGGGAAGTCCCGAAACCATTATTGCTACCTTCCAGGGTGGTGGACAGGCCTTCAGACCGTATAATTTCGGCGAAAATGTCAGGCCGGAATATCAGTTTTCTCTTTTTGCAGAAAACAATATATTCAAGAAATTTGGTGAATTTGTTTTTAATCTGAACGCGGGCGCCAGGCTGGACCGTCAGGCCGGAACCACCATTCTGCAGCCCAGGCTTAATTCTTATCTTCTTTGGAAAGATCTAAAGGTTCGTGGTGGATTTGGTATCGCTTCAAAAGCACCCGGAATCAATATGATTTATACGGGACCGCGGTATTTTGATATGATTTTGACTGATGTCCGTGTACCCGGAGTTTACAACTTCGGAATCGTACAGACTTTCATAGACTATTCGGACAACAAGGACCTTAAGCCCAGCAGAAGTAACCGCACAGAGGTGGGATTGGATTACCGTTTACCCTTCGGAAATGTGAGTGTTACGGCATATTACAACAAACTGCAGGACGGATTTACGAACGAAAGTTTCGCAGCCAAAAGGGATTTAGCCCAAGTTACGGTGCAGCCGGACGGCACCAATACACCTGCCTTTCAGATTACGGGTTATGACGATTATTATTTTCTGCAGAACCGTATTGTTAATGCGCTTACCTCTACCGATAAAGGTTTGGAATTTATGATGAACTTTAACCGTTTGCCGGTAAACAACCTTTCACTGAATCTTAACGGAAGTTATGTAGAGACCACAAACAACTCCGGAACCGATAAATATTTCAGGTCTACAGACCTCACCAAAGATGAAATCTACGGTCTGTACCGCTCTTTTACAAGTAAATACCGCCAGATGATGGTGGGGGCTGCCCTCAATTACCATTTGCCGGGCGCCGGGCTCCTGGTCACGCTGCGCACCCAGCATTTTATAGTTGATGATGCGTTTGTGCGTAACCCGCGCCTGCTGTATGCTTATATCGATACCAACTTAAACATGGTGGAGCTTACTCAGCAGCAAATTGATGATCCTTCACAGTTTGCACATATAAAAACCGCAAATGTAGATGAGGTAAATACCAGCCTGGATAAAGTGTACCACAATATGAATCTCAAAATATCCAAGGATTTCCGGAATGGATTTAAATTTTCCTTTTACGCAAATAATTTCCTGGATCTAAAGCAAACCGAAACTTATTTTGAGTCCGGAGTATATAAAGTAAGACCAAAAGGTGGCCTGCTGGATCTGTCCTTCGGAGCCAAGATAGAGTACGAATTTTAA
- a CDS encoding DUF4876 domain-containing protein: MKQIISIIFLLLMLFSCRSDDFGSGSGSGNLVPVTFTVQVRYDSYFGNKQSKNAVVTLVNNSSGDTYTATSGDNGAAVFATVIPGSYKVTVSKTMPAAEFLSAFGYTSPVPEVHFNGVQENVIVNANVTATSIEIKSARLGDLVIKQVYYAGSHATQGASFRDQFIEIYNNSNEVIYADGLFIAQLYGKNNMTVNATSLANGQFDWSKSLGMTAGSSANTDYVYADYVLQVPGSGTQYPLQPGQSLVIAQNGSNHKAPLVDNTGVPVTVLNPSLTVDLSTADFEAYLGDFKLSIGDTVYKYDLQNPAVKDLTIAYWGKTGYWNSNNDFLIDNLGRDSFAIFRMNDFDALPDYADPTVAVVGTNTRFYKQIPVSVIIDGVELQHFNPNSQRPKMLGSAVDASFINTDAAFNSQSVIRKTKTVLPDGRRILEDTNNSANDFVKLSMANPRGFAL, translated from the coding sequence ATGAAGCAAATTATAAGTATTATTTTCCTTTTACTGATGCTGTTTTCATGCAGGAGTGATGATTTTGGCTCCGGCAGTGGCTCCGGAAACCTTGTGCCGGTAACCTTTACCGTTCAGGTAAGGTACGACAGCTACTTTGGCAATAAACAGTCCAAGAACGCGGTGGTCACCTTGGTGAATAACAGTTCGGGTGATACCTATACAGCAACCAGCGGAGATAACGGTGCTGCGGTTTTTGCAACCGTAATTCCGGGAAGCTATAAAGTTACCGTCTCCAAAACGATGCCTGCGGCAGAATTCCTTTCTGCTTTCGGATACACTTCACCGGTACCTGAGGTACATTTTAATGGGGTACAGGAAAATGTGATCGTAAATGCGAACGTAACTGCTACATCAATTGAGATTAAATCTGCACGGCTGGGCGATTTGGTAATCAAGCAGGTGTATTATGCAGGATCCCACGCAACGCAGGGAGCCTCGTTCCGGGATCAGTTTATTGAGATCTATAACAATTCCAATGAGGTGATCTATGCCGACGGCCTTTTCATCGCGCAGTTATATGGCAAGAACAATATGACCGTAAATGCGACATCACTTGCAAACGGTCAGTTCGACTGGAGCAAATCTCTGGGTATGACTGCCGGAAGTTCTGCAAATACAGATTATGTATATGCGGATTATGTACTGCAGGTTCCGGGCAGCGGAACACAGTATCCACTCCAACCCGGGCAGTCACTCGTAATTGCACAGAACGGCTCCAACCATAAAGCGCCGCTGGTAGATAACACCGGTGTTCCGGTCACTGTTTTGAATCCATCACTTACTGTTGATTTAAGCACTGCAGATTTTGAAGCTTATCTGGGTGATTTCAAACTCTCCATCGGAGATACGGTTTATAAATACGACCTCCAGAACCCGGCTGTAAAAGATCTTACAATCGCCTATTGGGGAAAAACAGGCTACTGGAACAGTAATAATGACTTTCTGATCGATAATCTGGGCCGCGACAGTTTCGCTATTTTCAGGATGAATGATTTCGATGCGCTGCCCGATTATGCCGATCCTACAGTAGCTGTTGTTGGGACCAATACAAGATTCTATAAACAGATTCCTGTTTCTGTAATAATAGACGGGGTAGAGCTGCAGCACTTTAATCCCAATTCCCAACGGCCAAAGATGCTCGGTTCCGCGGTTGATGCTTCCTTTATCAATACGGATGCAGCCTTTAATTCCCAGTCTGTCATCAGGAAAACAAAAACGGTTTTGCCGGATGGCCGCCGTATTTTGGAAGACACCAACAATTCCGCAAATGATTTTGTTAAACTTTCAATGGCCAACCCGCGTGGCTTTGCGCTATGA
- a CDS encoding DUF6850 family outer membrane beta-barrel protein, whose translation MMRYKPELTLSLILSYLAVAAQEKDSLNLMQNRIYRPQFDHLKTNPVQYTDLPLADFTETSLMLSSRDLNLKRTQTAGQITEYGFATDGIFNIHQNLRLFGSFNYAFIKEKELAYNLTSQRTENNMILNPNYLLVPKAGDWESQEYKVTGGASYRLSSFDFGATVNYGNRSSFRDTDPRPGISSADYSGKAFVGFNLGKHQISFFGHLGRKTEEHDIISVNEYINAPSFPDTFVRFSAGYGRIINFPSYSDFIYKTFDRGYGAGYAFQGEHDLITVNSGYSKSIETLFTKDAGGAVYFEESLENMKYRLKSYYAQVQWLRRGAEKDIITNLDLKSITGDNYSVPEQGQNFRMTLDRAELSNAVVWKDRKRVLLGLNTSASYSDFSATDLLGVTYKYIKSFDLQFAANRDLLHSTEFILNLEAGAEAYIPLCQSLNYTAASSSDLIFNNVIAPDHAFESTTKLGPQLTLNFYRPLTARTNLRIFTSFAALYALSSEFQDQTDYSGTPNLRFNAGISLFY comes from the coding sequence ATGATGAGATATAAACCGGAATTAACACTAAGTCTAATTCTGTCCTATCTGGCTGTAGCCGCACAGGAGAAGGACAGCCTGAATTTGATGCAGAACCGGATTTACAGGCCTCAGTTTGATCACCTGAAGACAAATCCGGTGCAATACACAGATTTACCGCTGGCCGATTTTACAGAAACCAGCCTAATGCTTAGCAGCCGCGATCTCAATCTGAAACGTACCCAAACCGCCGGGCAAATCACTGAATATGGCTTTGCAACAGACGGTATCTTTAACATTCATCAGAATCTCCGGCTTTTTGGCAGTTTCAATTACGCTTTCATAAAGGAAAAAGAACTTGCCTACAACCTGACTTCCCAGCGCACGGAGAATAATATGATTCTAAATCCAAATTATCTGCTGGTACCAAAAGCCGGTGACTGGGAATCACAGGAGTACAAAGTAACCGGTGGTGCAAGTTACAGGCTTTCTTCTTTTGATTTTGGCGCAACTGTAAACTACGGAAACCGGAGTTCCTTCCGGGATACTGATCCCCGCCCCGGCATCTCCTCCGCCGATTACTCAGGAAAAGCTTTTGTTGGTTTTAATTTGGGAAAACATCAAATCTCATTTTTTGGACATTTAGGCCGCAAGACAGAAGAGCACGATATAATTTCAGTGAACGAATACATTAATGCACCCTCGTTTCCGGATACTTTCGTACGATTTTCGGCGGGTTATGGCCGGATAATTAATTTCCCGTCTTACAGTGATTTCATTTACAAAACTTTTGACCGAGGTTACGGTGCCGGTTATGCTTTCCAAGGTGAGCATGATTTGATAACTGTTAATTCCGGCTACTCAAAATCGATTGAGACTTTATTTACAAAAGATGCAGGTGGAGCTGTCTATTTCGAGGAAAGTCTGGAAAACATGAAATACCGCCTAAAAAGTTACTATGCACAAGTGCAGTGGTTGCGGAGAGGTGCTGAAAAAGATATTATTACTAATTTAGATTTGAAGAGCATTACCGGCGATAATTATAGTGTGCCGGAGCAGGGTCAGAATTTCCGTATGACCCTGGACCGGGCAGAACTTTCCAACGCGGTGGTCTGGAAGGACCGGAAGCGTGTGCTTCTGGGTTTAAATACAAGCGCGTCATACTCAGATTTTTCCGCAACAGACCTTTTAGGAGTTACCTATAAGTACATCAAATCTTTTGATTTACAGTTTGCAGCAAACCGCGACCTCCTTCATTCAACAGAATTTATACTGAACCTGGAAGCGGGCGCTGAAGCCTATATTCCCCTCTGTCAAAGCCTGAATTATACAGCGGCATCCTCCAGTGACCTGATCTTCAATAATGTGATTGCGCCTGATCACGCATTTGAATCAACTACTAAATTAGGTCCGCAACTTACCCTGAACTTTTACCGTCCTTTAACTGCCAGAACAAACCTCAGGATTTTCACCAGTTTTGCGGCACTATATGCGCTAAGCAGTGAGTTTCAGGATCAAACCGATTATTCCGGTACGCCTAACCTCCGTTTTAATGCAGGAATTTCTTTGTTCTACTAG
- a CDS encoding KTSC domain-containing protein: MPSTVINKYYYKPELRILTIVYNSGSVYDYLDVPQEVFDEFRAAYSKGIFLNREIKPRFAYHKRS; the protein is encoded by the coding sequence ATGCCTTCTACCGTCATCAATAAATATTATTACAAACCCGAACTGCGGATCCTGACCATTGTCTATAATTCAGGCTCAGTTTATGATTATCTGGATGTTCCGCAGGAGGTTTTTGACGAATTCAGGGCGGCCTACTCCAAGGGAATCTTTCTGAACCGCGAAATCAAACCAAGATTTGCTTATCACAAACGGAGCTGA
- a CDS encoding S1 RNA-binding domain-containing protein: MKIGQTQILKIAEKNYSGLFLEDENGERAFLPKIFASEDAEVGSDMEVFVYQDDDRLKATTEKPTAEIGEFAVMTCVQALPSGAFMDWGIIKDLFIPYQQQKLKILEGKRYLVYVYVDEKLGLITGTTKFKRNPQYEDLPFRKGDKVNLIIMGESELGWNVIINKKYIGLIYTSDVYKRLFPLSDEVGYIKTIREDGKIDVSLQPEGYDNIDEFQQVILEKLESNYGLLYLSDKSEPEEIKQELQMSKKNFKKAIGGLYRDKKIEIFEDKIRLVNEGE; this comes from the coding sequence ATGAAAATCGGCCAAACGCAAATTCTTAAAATTGCAGAGAAAAATTATTCCGGACTTTTCCTGGAAGACGAAAACGGGGAAAGGGCTTTCCTTCCCAAGATTTTTGCTTCAGAAGATGCTGAAGTTGGCAGTGACATGGAAGTTTTCGTATATCAGGACGACGACAGACTGAAGGCGACTACCGAAAAGCCGACCGCAGAAATCGGTGAGTTTGCCGTGATGACATGTGTGCAGGCGTTGCCCAGCGGTGCATTTATGGATTGGGGCATCATCAAGGATCTTTTTATTCCCTATCAGCAGCAGAAGCTGAAAATCCTGGAAGGTAAACGATATCTCGTTTATGTATATGTGGATGAAAAGCTGGGCCTGATAACCGGTACCACAAAGTTTAAGAGGAATCCGCAGTATGAAGATCTGCCCTTCCGCAAAGGAGACAAGGTGAATCTTATTATCATGGGCGAAAGCGAACTGGGCTGGAACGTGATCATCAACAAAAAATACATAGGGCTAATTTATACTTCCGATGTTTATAAGCGGCTTTTTCCGCTTTCTGATGAGGTGGGATATATTAAAACCATTCGCGAGGACGGAAAAATCGATGTTTCCCTGCAGCCTGAAGGTTATGATAATATAGACGAATTCCAGCAGGTGATCCTGGAAAAACTGGAAAGCAATTACGGTCTTCTGTATCTTTCAGACAAATCCGAGCCGGAAGAAATTAAGCAGGAACTCCAGATGAGTAAGAAGAATTTCAAAAAAGCCATCGGTGGCCTGTACCGTGACAAGAAGATAGAAATATTTGAAGATAAAATACGTTTGGTTAACGAAGGAGAATAG
- a CDS encoding DUF2116 family Zn-ribbon domain-containing protein gives MNNCLECSEPIHGRSDKKFCSDACRNAFNNKQNKDASNLMRNINNKLRKNHRILADQKFTEGKAKTTRSKLSAEGFDFEYFTNLKIYKNGAEYRFVYDIGYKFLEEDWILLVRKE, from the coding sequence ATGAACAACTGTCTGGAATGCAGCGAGCCCATACACGGCAGATCCGACAAGAAATTCTGTTCGGACGCGTGCCGTAATGCCTTTAACAATAAGCAGAATAAAGACGCATCGAATCTGATGCGCAATATCAATAATAAACTGCGAAAGAATCACCGGATTTTAGCTGATCAAAAGTTCACCGAAGGCAAAGCGAAAACCACCCGCAGTAAACTTTCAGCCGAAGGTTTTGATTTCGAATATTTTACAAATCTGAAAATATATAAAAACGGTGCAGAGTACCGTTTTGTCTATGATATTGGCTATAAATTCCTGGAAGAAGACTGGATTTTGCTGGTAAGAAAAGAATGA
- a CDS encoding VOC family protein, with the protein MKSFQKVHSILYVTDQATSRDFYRQILGLEPVLDVPGMTEFQLSDFFTLGLMPNSSINKILHGKTPDPASGTGIPRCELYLYLDDIEAEFQKAVNLNAEIVSAPSDRDWGDRACYLADPDGHIIAFAKKLKT; encoded by the coding sequence ATGAAAAGCTTTCAGAAAGTACATTCAATCCTGTACGTAACAGATCAAGCCACAAGCCGGGATTTTTACAGACAGATTCTTGGTTTGGAGCCTGTGTTGGATGTGCCCGGAATGACAGAGTTTCAGCTTTCTGATTTTTTCACCCTGGGCTTGATGCCCAACAGCAGCATAAACAAAATTCTTCACGGGAAAACACCCGACCCTGCAAGCGGAACAGGAATTCCGCGTTGTGAACTTTATCTTTATCTTGATGATATTGAAGCTGAATTTCAGAAAGCCGTTAATCTGAATGCTGAAATCGTAAGTGCACCTTCCGACCGCGACTGGGGAGACCGTGCATGTTATCTGGCTGATCCTGACGGTCACATTATTGCTTTCGCCAAAAAACTTAAAACTTAA
- a CDS encoding T9SS type A sorting domain-containing protein, with product MKKLLLIILFFGLGFSSTLTAQSREPFGISQKNDDGTLVAYPNPTRDILLVKAKDPMVKVKSVSFYSILGTQVASYNVNMNAAEINLGNLRPGKYLMRYTLSDNTQKIKQIIKQ from the coding sequence ATGAAAAAACTTTTACTTATTATATTATTTTTTGGCCTTGGCTTCAGCTCCACTTTAACTGCTCAAAGCCGCGAACCCTTTGGCATCAGCCAGAAAAATGATGACGGAACTTTGGTGGCCTATCCTAATCCTACACGCGATATCCTGTTGGTGAAAGCAAAAGATCCAATGGTAAAAGTGAAGTCGGTTTCCTTTTATTCCATTCTTGGCACTCAGGTGGCAAGCTATAATGTGAATATGAATGCGGCGGAGATTAACCTTGGAAACCTGAGACCCGGCAAATATCTGATGAGATATACACTGAGCGACAATACTCAGAAAATTAAACAAATCATTAAGCAGTAA
- the hemB gene encoding porphobilinogen synthase, with translation MMIYSRNRRLRVSAAIRSLVQETVLTTNDLVMPVFVMEGQNKQEAIPSMPGIFRRTLDLTVKECRELYSLGVKGVNLYMKVSENLKDNTGKESWNDSGLMQDTIKAIKDAVPGMVVMPDVALDPYSVYGHDGIITNGKVENDATNEALTKMAVSHAKAGADIVAPSDMMDGRVAAIRTGLEEGGFTDVGILSYSAKYASSFYGPFRSALDSAPVDAQEIPQDKKTYQMDFHNSREAIDEVLKDVAEGADIIMIKPGMPYLDIVAKVRETIELPIAVYNVSGEYAMLKAAAQNGWLDNDKAVIESLTCIKRAGADMIFTYAAKEAAILLNG, from the coding sequence ATGATGATATATTCCCGGAACCGACGTCTCAGAGTGAGCGCCGCCATACGCAGTTTAGTACAGGAAACTGTCCTTACTACCAACGACCTGGTAATGCCGGTTTTTGTAATGGAAGGCCAGAACAAACAGGAAGCTATTCCTTCTATGCCCGGAATATTCCGCAGGACTCTGGACTTAACGGTAAAGGAGTGCCGCGAGCTGTATTCATTGGGAGTGAAAGGCGTGAACCTTTATATGAAGGTTTCTGAGAACCTGAAAGACAATACCGGAAAAGAATCCTGGAATGACAGCGGACTTATGCAGGATACCATCAAAGCGATCAAGGATGCTGTTCCCGGAATGGTGGTTATGCCCGATGTAGCGCTGGACCCATATTCGGTTTACGGTCATGACGGTATTATAACCAACGGAAAGGTTGAAAATGACGCTACCAACGAAGCACTTACAAAAATGGCTGTTTCTCACGCCAAGGCCGGTGCCGACATTGTTGCGCCCAGTGATATGATGGATGGCAGGGTGGCCGCTATACGTACTGGTTTGGAAGAAGGCGGTTTTACTGATGTAGGCATTTTAAGCTACTCAGCAAAATATGCCAGTTCTTTTTATGGCCCGTTCCGCAGTGCTTTGGATTCAGCACCCGTGGATGCACAGGAAATTCCGCAGGACAAGAAAACCTATCAGATGGACTTTCATAACTCGCGCGAAGCTATTGATGAAGTATTGAAAGATGTAGCCGAAGGTGCCGATATCATTATGATTAAGCCGGGTATGCCATATCTGGATATCGTAGCCAAAGTTCGCGAAACCATTGAGTTGCCGATTGCCGTTTATAATGTAAGCGGCGAATATGCCATGCTGAAGGCGGCGGCACAGAACGGCTGGCTGGACAATGACAAAGCGGTTATTGAAAGTTTAACCTGTATCAAGCGCGCCGGCGCCGATATGATCTTTACCTATGCGGCCAAGGAAGCGGCCATCCTGCTGAACGGATAA
- a CDS encoding TM2 domain-containing protein, with product METYGYNNPDPQNRNPNYRSDKKLATGIFAIILGALGIHKFYLGYTSEGITLLLSTLIILPLLTIITCGIGSAFYPVVFIVPLIEGIIYLTMSDEQFDRTYVQGRKPWF from the coding sequence ATGGAAACCTACGGCTACAATAATCCCGATCCACAAAACAGAAATCCCAATTACCGCTCCGACAAGAAACTGGCCACAGGCATCTTCGCCATCATTTTGGGTGCTTTAGGCATCCACAAGTTCTATCTGGGTTATACAAGTGAAGGTATTACGCTGTTGCTTTCCACGCTCATTATCCTGCCACTGCTCACCATCATTACCTGCGGGATTGGGAGTGCCTTCTATCCTGTAGTTTTTATCGTACCTCTTATTGAAGGTATTATTTACCTTACGATGAGTGACGAGCAGTTTGACCGCACGTATGTTCAGGGAAGGAAACCCTGGTTCTAA